A DNA window from Pithys albifrons albifrons isolate INPA30051 chromosome 7, PitAlb_v1, whole genome shotgun sequence contains the following coding sequences:
- the GGCT gene encoding gamma-glutamylcyclotransferase: MEPGGGEEEPGHRHCWFLYYAYGSNLLRERLLLRNPSAKLCALARLQDFKLEFGHHQGRTSSVWHGGTATIVQSPGDEVWGIVWKMHTSNLSSLDKQEGVEDGIYVPIEVNVHTEAGKVLTCRSYQMKDYVCGPPSPQYKKVICMGAKQNDLPTDYLEKLEAIETNNYAGPVPIMEEIEAAIKAEKINSA, from the exons atGGAGCCGGGCGGCGGCGAGGAGGAGCCGGGGCACCGGCACTGCTGGTTCCTGTACTACGCGTACGGCAGCAACCTGCTGCGGGAGCGGCTGCTGCTGCGCAACCCCTCGGCCAAGCTCTGCGCCCTGGCGCGCCTGCAG GATTTTAAGCTCGAGTTTGGCCATCATCAAGGCAGGACAAGTTCTGTCTGGCATGGAGGTACAGCTACCATTGTTCAGAGCCCTGGTGACGAAGTATGGGGAATAGTGTGGAAAATGCACACAAGCAATCTAAGTTCGCTGGATAA GCAAGAGGGAGTTGAAGATGGCATTTACGTCCCAATAGAAGTCAATGTCCACACTGAAGCAGGAAAGGTACTGACCTGTCGAAGCTACCAGATGAAGGACTATGTCTGTGGTCCTCCTTCTCCGCAGTATAAAAAG GTTATCTGCATGGGTGCAAAACAGAATGACTTGCCAACTGATTATCTGGAGAAATTAGAAGCTATTGAAACTAATAACTATGCAGGACCAGTGCCAATCATGGAAGAGATTGAAGCTGCTattaaagcagagaaaataaattctgcatAG